Part of the bacterium CG_4_10_14_0_2_um_filter_33_32 genome, ACCGTTACCGCAATCAAAACTATAAGTAAAACAGCTAAAATTATTAAAATTATTTTTAACGATTTTTTTGCTGGTTTTTTTTGTGGAGGTATAATATCTTGCATAATATTTAAGCAGCTAATAATCTTTGGCTGTTAACTTCTTTTATTATACATTCAATTTTGTACTCTACATAATTTATACAATTGTTTTCTTGTTCCATCATTTCTTTAACTGTTAATTTTTCAAAATAACGCCTTAGAGCTCTCATTGAATTATTGCCACAAACAATTGCAACATTTATTCCTTCTTTTTTTATGAATTTTTCTAAATCACGGCAAAAAGAAAAAACTCTTTTTTCTACCATCTTTATACTCTCTCCTCCGGGAGGCGAGGTACTATATGAGCGGTGATAAATTTGATATTTTTTTGAATCTGTTGCTTCTAGCTTAGATTTGCTTGTGCCCTGTAAGTCTCCATAACATCTTTCAATTATCCGATCATCAATAATTGTAAGTACTTTTTTGTGATACTTTAACGCCTCGGCCAAAGTACGTTTCATTCTAAATAAATGGGAGGTGAATCCAATGTCAATTTTTTTATCTTTTAACTTCTTCGCCAATATCTTAGCATCAGACACGCCCTTCTTAGTTAATTTTGAATTTCTAAATCCGGAAAATATTTTTCTATAATTATCGTAAGATTGACCATGTCTAAAAACATAAACTCTTCCCATAATTTTATTTGCACTTTTCAATTCTGGATTTCCTTTTCAATTTCTAGCAATCTATTGTACTTTTCAACCCGTTCCCCGCGAGAAGGAGCACCTGTTTTAATAAAAGAAGCACCTGAAGATACGGCTAAATCAGAAATAAAAGTGTCGCAAGTTTCACCCGATCTATGAGATATAATATAAGTCCAATCAGCTTTCCGAGCTAATTTTATAGCCGCAATAGTTTCTGACAAAGTACCTATTTGATTAAGCTTTATAATTAATCCGGTAGCTGCTTTTTGCCTAATACCTTTTTTTATTCTTTCAGGATTTGTAACAAACAAATCGTCACCAATTATTTTTACATCTTTTGAAAATCTTTCTGTAAGTTCAATCCAGCCATCCCAATCTTCCTGCTCTAAACCATCTTCCATTGATATAATTGGATAATTAGAAATCCAATCACTATACAACCCCAAAAGCTGCTGCTTTTTAAGAGTGATCTCTTCAGATTTAAGATAATAATTACCATCATTGTCTGGTTGATATAACTCGGAAGCAGCAATATCTAATGCCAAATTTACCTTTCCTGAGTAACCGGCTTTTTCTATGGCTTCAACTATTAAGCTCATAGCTTCTGTATTAGATTTAAGGCTAGGACCAAAGGCACCTTCCAAACCTACATTTACCTCCTTTAGAATACTACCTAGACTATAATAAATTTCCGATATAGCTCTTATTTTATCCGGAAAATTATTAATTCCATTTGGAACTATAATAAATTCCTGAATATCCAGATTGCCGGAAGAATGCTTTCCGCCTTCTATAACAACCGAAAATGGAGTTGGCATACTAATATTGATATTGGATAAAAATGCATTGTTTAAATACTTATAAAGAGG contains:
- a CDS encoding phosphopyruvate hydratase; the encoded protein is MTKIKKIESLEILDSRGIPTIRTIVKSDSGIIADASVPSGSSTGKFEAFELRDNDERYFGKGVLQAVSNVNKIIAPALKGLNPEYQKEIDEKMIKLDGTAQKKKIGANAILSVSLAVARLASKLNKLPLYKYLNNAFLSNINISMPTPFSVVIEGGKHSSGNLDIQEFIIVPNGINNFPDKIRAISEIYYSLGSILKEVNVGLEGAFGPSLKSNTEAMSLIVEAIEKAGYSGKVNLALDIAASELYQPDNDGNYYLKSEEITLKKQQLLGLYSDWISNYPIISMEDGLEQEDWDGWIELTERFSKDVKIIGDDLFVTNPERIKKGIRQKAATGLIIKLNQIGTLSETIAAIKLARKADWTYIISHRSGETCDTFISDLAVSSGASFIKTGAPSRGERVEKYNRLLEIEKEIQN